One Echeneis naucrates chromosome 16, fEcheNa1.1, whole genome shotgun sequence genomic window, TGGCATTGTATATCACAGGGTTTATGGCACTGTTAGCATAGATGCATGTCCGGCAAAATAGGAGGAACCAGGCGTCCAGATAAGGTGTTGACACGAAAGAGTTGATCAAAACTAAAGTCCGGTAGGGCATCCATAGTAGAGCGAAAAGGATCACCACTACTGCCAACATCTTAGTCACCTGTGGAGAGAGGACAAAAATGCAAGTAATTTAGAGTCTAATAGAGACCTCATAGTTGGCCCAAATCGAGAATTACAACATTATCTTTCCCCGTAGCAAAATGAATGGTAGTTGTCATCTTCGTGCTGTACATCAAAATATACAATAGATTCCACTGTAAAAAATAACAGCTTGTGAGGATTTGTTAACAGTGGTTAAAATATCCCATGACCTGAGTTTAATGTTCAGCTGAACAAGCGCCTTGCAAGTACTTCCAGCTACCTGCAGATGCTGAACAATATTATCAATCCACTGGAGTTATTTGTACAgcttcatgaaaataaattgttattttcaacaatctcagctgctgtcacacGAAATGCAATAATGAACACTATGATAGAGagctgtttcctgtctcagTGACAGTAACAGTGATAGTCTCATGTCTTCAGGATAATATGGTTTATCGATGTGAAAAAAACCCAACCTTTAATAATGAGTGAGAAATTGAGCCTATTAAATTGAGATTATTACAGtgatttaaattacattaaatggtGAAAGGGCTTTGGTGGtaaatctgcacagccttaagTAATATGGACTGATGcgtttttacaatatttttacaatatttataACCTTTCAGCATTACAGCTATGTTTGTCAAGCGAGTCCACTCATGTGTGCTCATTTCCGCGTTAGGAGGGAGTTAACTAAGGCTTCTTAACTAAAGAACAATTTGCAGAATGGAAGAAAGGCAAgtaaaggaagagaaatgagGGACAGGGAAGTTAAATAATGAAGGTGTTAAATATTATAGAACAAAGTTTGTCTTTAAAAGtgcaaaataacacacaaacataatatAGTATTACTGTTGCTGTGTCTGCCAACCTTTCTGTCCTTGTATGGCACACACAGCTGAGTTTGAAGGCCAGCGTCTGAGTAAGGACTCCCACAGTAAAGGGATTCCAAATAGGGAACAGGCCATGTGGAGGCACTTTATGCCTTTGACCACCACATTTTATCCCAGTTTCTATTCACTCTGAGACAATAGTTAAAACTGAGCAATGGGACCACAGTGGCCACAATCACCTTTACTCATTTATGCTGAATTGGAAGAAATTCCTTctagacaaacagacagaaagccccaaaatacaatgcaaatacaaaatacaatgcaaaaatTGTAGCTGCTTTCCATTTCCACATTTCCTTCACTCACTGCGGCACATCTGCCGAAGCGTCCTTTCACTCAGCTGCATGTGTTTAACACCACAGCAAAGGAATATGAAATTAAAGATTAcgattattattgttattattattatgattattgttgttgttgttgttaataataataataataataatatataatataataataattctagCAGTTTCATACCAAGAATCATGCACAAGTAGTCTCTCAgcaaaatgctgtttcagaTTCTGTTCTAACCCTTaaacaaaaagtttaatttctGCACAACAAAGTGCATAACTAAACACAAATTAGGTTAGGAGAGCTTTCTAATCATCTCTGAACTccaataataaaacagaaagcacaAGGTTGACATTTTGAATTTGCATATTATTACTGTAGTGGCAAGATACATTTTTGCTAATAACAGTATCCTCGCACACAACAATGTTCCTGAATCCTCTGCTCACTGTTCCAAAGAATTCACAATTAGCAGCTGATGCTATTGATTTGCCTGGGGAAACAATGTACGGCTTCCCTCTTTCTCATGATGCCCTTGAGGAGATCACAGACGTGAATAAACTCTCAGAGGTTACAACCATACAGCAATCTCACACCACAACATATTAATCTACAAACATAAAAGCATCATTCTTTGGCATACACAGGTTTATCAAGCTGCTATCAGATTAGGTAGCCTATCAaatgatgaatgagagagcattCAGTACCTATTGAAGAACTGAGAGTAAAATTATCTGCAGTATTAAACACACTTCAGTATAAATCCCAAATCACATTATGCAAATCTTCTGCTCCTAGATGGGCCTCTTGAACACTTGAGATTATGATCTCTCTGCTCTAGCATGAGAGTTCAGTCTCACACAGTCCTTTtcatgcagagacagaaaaaatcCTGTTAGTAAGTCTGCATGGGAAACATTCAAGaccaattaaattaaaagtttgTTGGCTGTTATTTGAGTATCTTTTGGTGGTATCTAGAAGCTGCAGTCATAATTTTCAGTGgtttataataaaaatgataattttCTACAAAAGAAATTGTTAGAAATCTTCTAGTCTTAATCCTGTTTTAACCATAATTACTCAAATGAGAAAGTGCCTTCCAAAATATTTGGTTCTATGATaaaaatcaattcatataaAAATCTAAGATTCCAagacattatttttaaattaacaaagagggaaaaaaactgaatactGCAGAAGGTCTCATTTATAAATAAGAACCAATGGGCAATGACTGGCACGATTTCTTGGTTCCCTGGTTTTAAAGCCTATAGTGACTGTATGGTTCACTCTCATCAACCTAATTTCCAGGCTCTTTAGCAGCCATCTATCAGCTATCTGCAGCCTCAAGCACACAAATTTAGCATCTTGCTGGTAAACATATTGAACATTTAGTGGGTATTAGGCCAGATATTTTTCACCAGAGCTAAATTAAAGGAAAGTTCACTCAAATTCATTACTCGCATAAGAGTAACAGTGAAAGCTTTTACGTAGCTCAATGTGCCTTGAAAAATCATTGATTTCACTCACCTAAATAGGAATTCTACTTTGCTATATCTAAAAATCAATTGtcaaaatcatcatcagcagcaatCATCATCAATTAAGAATACAAGCAAATGATTAAGTTGTGATTCGCTGTAAAATACTGACAGATTACCACTGGTGGATCCTTTAGATGTGTCTTTTATATTCACTTCTACAGTCAGTAAGGAATGAAATTTAGTTCAGCTTTCTCTCAAGAAGCCTGTTCTAACTGCAGATCTCCTTCTCTTCACTCAATCTGAAGACCTGCAGGGAGACCACAAAGGCTGGGTCAGCTGGTTATATGTTACAGTGAGAACGACAAGCAAATAAGTTGGATTTATAGAAGACTATGGATTCACAGGCTCCCAGAGTGACATGCAGATGCGTGCAACAAATGATCATTGTAAATCCCTGTAATGAGAAGAGCATCACCTACTTCTGTGTTGCCtagcagcagtttgtctttcttGGTTGCAGCTGCAGAGTTTATGTTGTTAATACATCTCttgcttttttgctttattcTGACTTAAATTCTATGAGATTTTGAGTTATGTATTAGGATGGGGATAAGTTGAAAGCATGTTCAGGACACAGTCAATGACATGTTATTATGGCTAACTACGACTATGTTTGTTTATCTTGGCTATTGATATATGCTATACAtatgtgtatgagtgtgtgtgtgtgggtgggtgtgggtgttATTACTCACTTATTATGCTGAGGTTTAACGGTCTAcctttttggcatttttaacGCTCCCCCTTGGATCAGGATTTATGATGTTTGGATAAAAAATTGTCTGAGTTATAGATGATTTCCTATTTACCACTGCCCTTGGCCCATCTTTTGAATTGTTGGCAGCCCTTATTTCTGATCTGACTGGAATATTTATAATAGATTTGTGTGAGACTATACAGCAAAGCTGGTGTTAAGAGTCTCAGAACCCGAATGGTACCTTCTTCAAAGTGTAAAACATCCTAGAATATATACTGTATGGCaatgaggttgtttttttaaatcaacgcAATATCAGCAAATCATTAGTTGCAAGCAAATAAGCAAAGTTTATTATATACATCACTATCAGTGACTAAgtcacaaagtgcttcacagattaaaacatataaaatggTGAGATCCATAAAATGACAAGCAACAAGACGAGACAAGgataaaatgcaaatgcataATAAATACAGTCACAAAGGGGCTAAGAAGTGTGTAAGAAGATGTGTCTTTAGCTGCTTTTTAGATAAAGTAAGAAAACTTGCAAGTCTCAAATCAGGAGACAGAACATTCCATAACCTGGGGGTCACTGTTTCTAAAGCTCTGccatcttttgttttcaacCTGGGAAGGGGGACAGCAAGTAATGCCTGATCTGAGGACCTCAAGACCAGTTAGACCGAGTTTTGCATGTTTCTGAGGTAGAAGAAACATGTATGAGATCGGTAATGATCTGTAATGGTGTTCAATTGACAATGCAAGGTAATTTCAACTATCTTCTAAAAGCTAAATTGCCAAATGTATTAGGCAACTTCTATAGTAATTAATAACAAAgcagactgaaataaaattcagttttgattcatttatacatttttctaAGAATAAACGCTGCATGATAACACCACCAAAATAGGGAGAAATCCCATAGATTTCACTCTCCTAGCAGTTTGCATGAAACATACTGGATAGTTCAGCCAGAGGTAATGATACTGAATCTtagacaaaaatgtgtttgagcCATTATAAGCCACGAAAACAAGCCAATATCAGTATAACATTCCTTTCCAGTGTAATTGGATTTTCTCATTCACTGAACTATTACATTactacacacaagcacagctATGGAATACATTGTATAGTGCTCCAGATTGTTAAATGACAAAGAAGCAAGTGTAGGTGTTTTTACAGTTGGTCAACATGTTTTTGCAAATAGCCACATACACATCAACACATTTCTCAACTTCTGTTATAAACTGACTATAGCAACCAAACTCATATCAAATAACCAAAAACACGCACTTGGTACCACctgcttatttttcttttatatggTGCTTTGTAGTGATTCAGGTATACCTTTAAGTTGaaaaaaacactgtttttattcaaatcttggaatatttttatgaaattgtgCCTGCATCCTGGCGTTCAGAGACagatagaaaaaatatatatttccgTGCTGTCTTTTCAAATGCAATAAAACTTGTGATCTACATTCCCTTGCACCACACCAGAACAATACCAGGCAatacacagcagacagacaggaagagagagtgagatggaCACATCTGAGAGTCTGGGGTCACGTGACTAAAGCTATCTCAGAGCAATTACTTGATGGGTAAGAAAACTCTTTGACAAgaacagagagagcagaaggagTTCACTGGGGAAGAGGGTAAATATGGGATGGGACCAAACTAGACCACAGACCTGTTTCCTGGAGGAGAGCATAGTCTTTGGCTGGCCCTGGCGACCCTTCTTCCCTGCTTTTGAGGTTTCATTGTAACTCCGCCGCAGCATGGTGGCGCTGGTGTCCGGATGGTTTGACAGAGGGCTGGAGGGATATGAGCAGGGCGTTAGAGCATTTATCAGCCAGAGGAATGACagtcattgatttgttttttttctttttagttttctggAGGTGGTTGAATTCAACGTTCAGAGAGCTCTAAATCCTGCAAAAAGACTAATTTTAAAAACCTGTGGATTAAAACTTGGCATTCATATTCAACATCATTCAATATGAATTGATATCAATAGACCTGGCCAAAATGCCACCATAAGATTAAgtcaaatcaattcaaataaGATTTATTGATATGgcaccaaataataacaaagttacatcaagacactttacatgtagagcgggtctagaccaaactctttatgtaattatttaaagagacccaacagatccccccaagagcaaacacttggtcacagtggcaaggaaaaacgtcctataagaggcagaaccaggctcggggggggcagccatctgctggTTGGActgagagagggcgagagagagagagacacacacagggacagggGCAAcgttgggtagagtagggagaggtGAGAACAGGAAGAGGGGACATTCAAtgcaggtgcaggcaggaacatgatgctgcatgaagttcatagaaattatgctgtatggagttcatgaagatatgggagcagtaggcattgcaggaacatggggtggtgatgattcaccacctgcagaatgcggaaagggagagagtggagaggaactggaagagacagagacttgGGAAAACATAGTTAGTAAGTAGTTACACATATTTGGAACTGGGGAAGCAGGGACTTCGGAGAAGCAAGGTTGTTGGTATGTTAGCGCATGCAGGGGGGGTGGGTAGatagagagagcgagagagggagagaggtgctcagtcccccagcagcctaggcctacagcagcatagctaaagagtaaatgcactttaactttttaactataagctctgtcatatagAAAaattttaagcctggtcttgaaaatgactaaagagtccgccccccagaccgatattggaagttggttccatagaggaggagcctgataacttaaagatctgcctccagatgtactcttggagactctaggaaccacaagtaaacctccatcagtacagacagtaaggaactatgagctctctgagatatgatggagcttggccattaagagaaggattttaaattctactctgtattgCTCTGCttaatgaagagcagctaacacagtagagatgtgatctcttttcctagttcctgttaatattcatgcataGCATTCTGTATCAACTGAAGTGgatttcagagatttgtttgcacatccagatagtaatgagaTACAGAACAGAACAGTTTGGGGATTgccccttcctgttccaacatgagTTTGTTGAGGATGAACTTGACTGGCATGCACAGAATCCTGACTTCAATCTGAtagaacacctttgggatgaattagagcAGAGATTGAAAGCCAGGCCTTCTCATCCAACATCAGTGGGTGACCTCACAAATACGCCTCTGGAAGAATGGTAAAAACACTGCTAAACCTCATGGAAAgccagaagagttgaagcttttatagctgcaaagggtggaccTACGTCATGTTAAACCCtatggattaagaatgggatgtcacttaagttcatatgcgagtcaaggcaggtgagcaAATATGTTTGGCAATGTACTGTCTATATGTGACATTATAACAATCCAAAAATAATTAAGTTAagttggccctgcaatggactggtgatctgtccagagtgaccctgccttcacccagtgtgGGCCCAGctccccccatgacccggaaacagataaccggctgaagatgaatgaatgaatatgttaAGTTCTCTATTGCTGCCTTCTAAATTCTTTGCTTGGGTAAGATTTGTCTGCTGTGTGGCCAGGGGCAAGTGGCTTGTTCACTGATGACAGTCTCCTGCTGCAGTTGCAAGCAAAACAGCTGTGGGCCATAAGACTGAACCATTGGACTTCTTGGAATTAAAAGCAAAGCAAGaacaaaaaatgctaaaattctccacagagctcatttcatcacttcaagtaactAACCAGTGCAGTTCAGCAAAATTAACAAGTTTTCAAGTGTCTGCATAGCAACCTTCAGGTTAGAAATTGATCTTGACGATCCCATATCTTACACATTCCCTGTGTTTGATATGAATTGTCAATAACCATAAGAAGACGATGTTCATCATCAGGGTTATTTACTGCCCGCTGTCTGTGCACCTTTATCTATGTGATAACTAAAACGTGATTCTGGTGCCCCATGGAGAGCTGCTTTCTGAACAATAAGTGTCCAGGTGAGTCTAAAGCTCCTCCATAGGCGAAGATAACAATATACAACATTAGATGGCAGCATCATTTGTTATCCATTACCCTTACTGGATACTTTACTGATGTTTTCATGAGAGTCCCTCTGCAGTACCTGAGGTAGAGGACTCGCGATATCAGGCCGTAGAGCACGATGGCAAGTAGCAGTGGGATGGCGTAGAAAATGGTGAAGTCGATGAGGTAGATTGGCAGGTAAAGCTCCCGTTTCACCTTGTAGCCACACTGCACATGTCCATCCTGGCTGACCTGAATATCAAGCTATCATAGATTACGCTGCAATAAAACAGTTGAGTGTCTCACAAAAACGTGTATTGCATCTCAACATAATGATACTAAAAGGCACAGAGCTCTTAGAAGCTTTCCTCTGAAGCTTAACCGGAGTTTATACAAAATAGGTCTTTGTATCCAGAGCTGTTTTATTCCCTGTTCATGACTCATGCACTTACTGAACCGCTTTGCAGTATTTGCAAAAGGATAACATTATGAGGGTGTTTTTTCCGTATAACTTTGCACCTGTTGACAAAACAGTTTAGCTAATTTATAAATATGTAAACTCATATGgcaaacacaacataaaaaagtgtttaccttttatttttattctttacaaAATCATTGTGGCCATGGATTAACTGATATTGTATGatttttcaatgttttgatGAGGTCCGTACACACTGATCTGGAAAACAGTATATTTCTAACCTGTATGTCCACTAGAAAGAACCACAGCATGCAGTAAATGCAGGTGAATATCCAAACTCCAGCAATGATCCGCTTGGCCCTGGACACCGTGCATACTGTCTGAGCCTTCATTGGATGGCAGATAGCTATGTACCTGTGGGTGAAGAGAAAAGGTCCAAACATGCCGTCTAACTAACCATCTAACCAGTAATCTTTTAACAGGTGACAATTTGTCGCTTCTCTAATAACTTCATAATGAGGTTGGGGTGTCTCCAAATACAACCTTAAGGGGCATACCAGCAAAGAGACCTTTGTTGTCATTATGAGCACAGGTTGAGAAGGTTTTGCAGTGGTTGTGGTTTGGTAAGTTCTGGGCCAAAAGGTTTAGGATGTGGGTTTAAAGAACTTCCATAAGATAACAGGGTTTTGTACAATAACATTGTACAATAACAAATTTGTTATTTAAGGACCCATTTTTCACACCTTTCTCGTGACTTTCAGGCTTATCaaaatgtgatatatatatatatatatatatatatatatatatatatatatatataaattagcGGTATTAGTTGTTTGCCTACCTCTCCACGGTGAAGGCAGTGATGGAGCAGGAGGACACGTTGATGCCCAGGTATTGAAGGTAGGTGATCCCCAAGCAGCCTACATGGCCAAAAATCCATTTGCCTGTCAGACTGTCCAGCACATTGGGCAGCCCCGCTGCCACCAGCACTGTCAGATCCGCTATGGCCAGGCTGACGAGGTAACAGTTGGTGGGTGTCCTCATGTGGCGAGTAGTGAGGACCACGAGAACCACCATAACATTTCCCACGATGCCAACGCCACACACCAACAGGACCAGGAACACAGATACAGTCTTGTACTCTAATAAGTCAGTAACTGGGACGCTGGAACTCAGAGAGATGTTGGTTGGGATTTCCATCCTGGAGCTGGCATTGTTGGTCATACTTGCTAACAGCTGGCCTCAACCCCGGATGTTTGCTTAGAAATGCTATGTTCTTTTGAATAAGCTGGTTGATGACTCTGAGCCTGAAATTTTGCCATATTTGTACCTCTTCACTCAAACCATGAAGTATAAAGCCAGTCCAATTATAGGCAGCATCTGTTTTTGACTATTTTGAAGCTTAAATGTCTGTGAGGTTTTACTGAGATTCTTCactggagaagaagaaactgctgggaatttgtttgtcttgttttcttgcTTTCAATAGTTTCTATTTATTCACTTACAATCTTTTCTATCCAGCTAATGTCATAGACTGAAAAGGAAGGGCATAATTGCATGTAGTTGTGACTTCCATCACTTAAGCCTCCATTCAGTCACCTAGAAATAGAAAATTTGTTTAATTCATTGCACACGTGGATATTGAGCTGACAACAGCCCGGTCAAGCACAGGCATTCACACTTCCGTCTCTGGGTGTGTTTATATGCTCATTAGATTCCTTATTATGGCTTGTACATAAACAAAGATGTTATTCCAGCTTCAGAAACCTGCACTGTGACATGCGAATCCTGGTATCTGAACCTCCTTGGTTGTAATATTTATGATGATATACGAAAATCCTTGGGAGACCtggtccttttttatttttatttttagttttgtcttttcagatATTCTCACACATCTCTGTCCTTTCTGGAGGAAATATACAGATTCAACCATCTGATTTAGACAAATGGAGTGATTTTTCTAAAGTATGACTTTTGTATACAATTTTGTAAAAGCCTCCCAATCTTGTTAAGCAAGGAATAACAGCAGCTGCATTGGAATTGCTATGGTCAAGTCAAGTGCCCACTTCTGAGAGGTGGTCCTAATGGAAATTACACCAGCAATTACATTACTGCATAATTTCTATTTCACAATCATCATTTGGTGAGCAGGAATATTTATACAGATCTTGTGCTGAGCAATAATGTTGGAACACACTAACAGCTCTTTCAAACCTTCAAACAAGGACAAATATAAAACCttagtttttttctgaggaTCTCATGAAGGCCCGTTGCCCTGTAGATATGGAAACCTTAGATTGAGATCCACTGTTGATAGATATTGACTGCCAGTATTCTAATTAGCCGGTCAGGTGCTCCTGAGCATACAGGCATGTGTCAAAACTGTAGTGACACACTCAATGAATGCAAATAACTTTAACAAAACATTCTTGTAATAGTGCACTTATGGTACTTCCTTGTGCATTTATGGGAAAGTTAGAGTCTTCAAATGCCTCAAATCCTGTACTTAATTGGAATCATTTCTTCTAACTACTGCTGAAACAGTTTAGTAATTTGCCAGGGAACAAAGTATTTCTGCAACTTAAGGGCTCTGaggtttattttgaagtttcaAAGTGTGCTGCAAACTAATTAAGCAGGAGGCCTACTTTGAAACTCTGCAGGACAAATTGCTTTGTGTCTTACACCCAAGAAGACACTTCTGAACTTTCGCTCTGGAGGACTGCCTCAAATAAACTGAAGTTGAAAAAATCGACACGTAATTTAGTTCCATTATTctgtaataaaatgaaaacacatccaCTCTCCATTTGATTACATGTCCACCACACCAGCTGATCTATCATATTTGGTTGTGTGAGGTGCCTCAACAGTGCTGGCATAGCAGGTTTCCTGTTATACTGCActttacataaacacaaatatgtcTTATCTTACTTGATTAATATACACATAcaccttaaaaacaaaaatctgtcatttttctACCTTTCTGTGGGTGCTTGAATGGTCCTCTGCAGCTATACAAAGCGTTTTTATGCCAACAAAAATAACCATCACATGGTTAGTTAGAGTGCTATTGATCTGTGTTACCACTGAATTGTAgtggtagtagtagtagtacatCTTTATTGTCCCTGAAGGGCAATTTTACAGCTAGTcatgaaaaacagaacattGCATATAGACAAAAACATAGCTCAGAGTACATTGCAGCATTTTTTACTAGTTGTAAGATAAAATCTTGGATTTAACCATGTAAATCAGGTCTAAACTCCAGACTGAAGTTTTAAAATAGATGGTTAGGCGAGATGTTTGGAGAGATAAAGTAGTATGTCTAACTTGCTTCCATAAGCAGAGACTCTTTTGAGGCATAGAATTAATGACTCACCACCTAAACACTTGCAGCTCACCAAAGTCTTGTGCACACTATCTCTCCaagcagaataaaataaatcaaccaTGAACCTTGAATCTTGAACCTTCGAAGCTTcttaaaacataatttctctTTAAAGAGCtctcagaacaacaacaaaggctTTAGCTTTGGCTTGCAGTAGCTTCTTTCAGTCTCAGTTATTCAGCAGGATTTTACCAACAGCCAAGGTCTCCTCCAGAATTCAAACTGATACAGCAGTATACAAGAACtataacagcagcagtgacagtaatattaaggatttttttttatgttaaaaatcACTAAATGACAACACCATTCTGCAACCACAGTCATGCGAGTCTGAGAACTGAGCTGTCTAAAGTTTGCttggtttgtttctttgatAATAAAAGGTCCAAATGCTGACAAAAATTCTCCATCAGATCAAAAAACAtgatgtaaaatacaaaaccGTGTAATAAAAAATCCCCACTAAGTCAGAAAACTTGTTTCTTAAAATGTAGCCTTTTTGGGAGAACCAGAATGctaacacatgcacaaaggGGGCATGTTTCCATTGATGGGCATTTTCATGAAATTGATAGGCAACATTATGAAAATTCCTTTATGCCCTTGCTTTGGTTCTCAGTAACATTGATACAGTCAGTCTTTAGCTTTGAGCATAAGACAGGCTGTCATTACTGGCATCTCCTCAGCTAAAATCTAGCCCAGTCTGTCCTCTCAGGACTCAGTCTGAATTGATACATGGCATCTGATAAAACACTCAGAAACAGCAGATTGAAGTTCACAGCACAACcatgacaaatatttttattaaatgttacCAAGGATGAGCTGCCCTAGAGCAATGCACCAACATGACACTTGCTCTATCGCTCGACTATGGTAAGTCATTATTTAATAAGTGACCTGACATTGAAGAAAATATCTTTACAGAAATTGGGAAAAATTTATTCTTTGCACGTCACAGGATGCCATAAACCTACTGAAAAGATTACACTGAGAAAAGTTGCATCTTAATTCCAATAATAATGACTTATTTTATCTTCTCTGCTACTTGCATTGTTATATTTCAGAATGCACAGGTCGGAAATGATCAAAGTTACACCACgtcacttctttctctcttctttgcTTTCTACCTGACATATTTTGTTACACAGAGGAAGGATACATAGTGCATGCTGAGTATGGTGTGGTTAAAGTTTCACTTCATCATcgcagaaaaaaaacccactgcCAACTACTTATTCTTTACCATAGAAAATACACATTATTTACCTTGTACCTCTTTGGATCTTGTCAGCTCCCAA contains:
- the trhr2 gene encoding thyrotropin releasing hormone receptor 2, whose protein sequence is MTNNASSRMEIPTNISLSSSVPVTDLLEYKTVSVFLVLLVCGVGIVGNVMVVLVVLTTRHMRTPTNCYLVSLAIADLTVLVAAGLPNVLDSLTGKWIFGHVGCLGITYLQYLGINVSSCSITAFTVERYIAICHPMKAQTVCTVSRAKRIIAGVWIFTCIYCMLWFFLVDIQVSQDGHVQCGYKVKRELYLPIYLIDFTIFYAIPLLLAIVLYGLISRVLYLSPLSNHPDTSATMLRRSYNETSKAGKKGRQGQPKTMLSSRKQVTKMLAVVVILFALLWMPYRTLVLINSFVSTPYLDAWFLLFCRTCIYANSAINPVIYNAMSQKFRSAFRGLYSCQLPVAHQRTLPVNLSGFSTVRDMQTSQANGNGTNDTSRRTVRKSVTNLTKKHNESNNQGTDQPTDIGP